CCGACTCAAAGATCGGAAGCCCCATGTTGAAGGCATTCCGGTAAAAGATCCGGGCGAACGATTTCGCAATCACCGCCGAGACCCCGGCCGCCTTGATGGCGATCGGCGCGTGTTCACGGGAGGAACCGCAGCCGAAGTTCTTCTCCGCAACGATCAGATCCCCCGGCGTCATCCTGTTCATGAATTCCGGATCGGCATCCTCCATGCAGTGTTTCGCCAATTCCTGCGGATCGGAGGTATTAAGATACCGAGCCGGTATAATCTGGTCCGTATCGACATCCCGGCCGAACTTCCAGCCCTTTCCTTTAATCTGCATTTTGTGATCCTCCAAGGGTGATGAAATCGTAAAAAGTCGTTTTCCGGATTCCGTTCATGGTTCGACAGCCTCACCACGAACGGAACATCAATCACTTACACCGTTCGCCCTGAGCACGGCTCTCCTGAGTATGTCGAAGGGTCTGTCCTGAGCCGGTCGAAGGGTCGAAGGGCTTCGTGACTTTTTACGAGACCATCAAGGGTTTAAGGATTCACGGTGGTTTTCTTTTGCCTTCCCCCGTGACACCCCGTGTCCCCCGTGGTTAATGTCTTTCGGTTTTTGCTTTCGCCTTTGATTTTACTTTGCCGCTTTGTGCCTTTGTGTCTCGGTTTTTACCTGTTTTATACAACTTCCTCCGGATGGGTAATCCGTCCCGTCACGGCCGAGGCGGCCGCCACGGCGGGATTTGCAAGATAGACTTCACTCTCCGGATGTCCCATCCGTCCGACGAAGTTCCGGTTTGTCGTGGCCACGGCCCGTTCCCCTTTGGCGAGGATTCCCATGTAACCTCCCAGGCAGGGACCGCAGGTCGGGGTACTGACGGCGGCTCCCGCTTCGATGAAGATATCGAGGAGCCCCTCCTTCATCGCCGCACGGTAGATCTGCTGCGTGGCCGGGATGACGATCATCCGCACATATTTCGCCACCTTCTTTCCCCGGATCACTTCCGCCGCCTCCCGGAGGTCCGGAAGTCGTCCGTTCGTACAGGAACCGACCACCACCTGATCGATGGTGATCTCCGAGGCCTCCCCTACACCATGAACGTTCTCCGGCAGATGAGGAAAGGCAACCTGCGGTTCAAGTTTCGAACAGTCGTATTCCCGAACGTCGCAGTAGGATGCGTCCGGATCGCTGAAGTAGAAGAGCGGTTTGCGCCGGGCACGCCCCGTGACATACTGCTCGGTAATGGCGTCCGGAGCGATGATTCCGTTCTTGCCGCCCGCTTCAATGGCCATGTTGGCCATCGTAAGGCGGTGTTCCATGGGGAGGGTTTCGATCACCTCGCCGGTGAACTCCATGGCCCTGTAGAGGGCACCGTCGACACCAATCTCCCCGATGGTATGAAGAATCAGATCCTTGCCTCCCACCCACTTCGGGAGCTTCCCCCTGTAGATGAACTTCATCGATTCGGGGACCTTGAACCAGGTCTCACCGGTGATAAAGGCCGCGGCAAGGTCGGTGGATCCCATGCCGGTGGAAAAAGCGCCGAGCGCACCGTAAGTGCAGGTATGAGAATCCGCACCGATCACAATGTCCCCCGGTACGACGATCCCCTGCTCCGGCAGGAGGGCGTGCTCCACCCCCATCTGACCGACCTCGAAGTAATAAGTCAGGTCCTGCTCCCGGGCGAAATCACGGAGGATCTTACATTGCTCCGCCGAGTCGATATCCTTGTTGGGGGAGAAATGGTCCGGCACGAGCACAACGCGCTCCCGGTCGAAGACCCGTTCCGCACCCGACTCCCGGAATTTCTTTATCGCAATCGGCGCCGTGATGTCGTTGGCCAGGGCGATATCGACCTTGGCCGTGATCAGTTCCCCCGGCTCGACTTTATCCTTTCCGGCGTGAGCCGCAAGGATCTTTTCGGTAATCGTCATTCCCATGATTTTTGTCACCCTCCACCTGATTATTTCACCTTCCGCGAGGGAGGGTGAAATAATCAAATCACCCCCACCCTGACCCTCCCCCAAGGGGGAGGGGAAAATTACAATACATCAATCTTACAAAAACCCCATACACCTCTTAAGATTCTGTTGCAAATGCCGCAGATGCAAGGCGCGACATTATTTGTCGAATGAGGCGTACTTCCTCGTACGCCGCAGATGGGGTTATGCACACAATCGTGGTAACGACTCAGGTTGCCCCGGTTTTGTTGCAGGGCAAGGAGCGAGGAGCGCACAACCGGAAGCGTATATGTAATACGCTGAGGATTCAAGCACCGCAGCACCTCAAGATACCCTATTTTCATAGCCGCTGAAAGCGGCAACAAAAATATAAAGCGAGACACGCGACGCTCCGTAACATTGTTACGGAGCAGCAAGCGTAACGCCGCCATGCAGCAAAAGAGGGGTGAGATGAGTCGTTACTATTTACGGTTGCGCCTCCAGTGCTCCAGCCGATTCAACGCATTCACGTAGGCCCGGGCGGAGGCGAGGATGATGTCGGTGTCGGCCCCCTGCCCGATGAAAATCTTCTCCCCGTCCCGGACGCGGGTCGTCACCTCCCCCTGGGCGTCTGTGCCGCCGGTGATCCCCTTGACGAAATACCCGACAAGAGGAGAGTCGTTCTTCGCGATCTTCCTGATCGCCGAATAGACGGCGTCAACGGGACCGTCCCCGGTTGATTCCACGGTCACACACTCCCCGTCCACACACATCCGGACTTTCGCCCGCGGAGCTTTCCCCGTGACGCTGTGGGCCTCGACCGACTCCAACTCATAGATATCCGGAATCCGATAGACCTCGTCGGCAATCAGCGCCACGATATCCTCATCGAAGATCTCTTTCTTGGCATCGGCCAGGATTTTGAAACGGTCAAAGGCCCGATCGATCTCCTCATCGTTCAACCGGTACCCCATCTCTTCAAGACGGGTCCGAAAGGCATGCCTGCCGGAATGTTTCCCGAGAACGAGCGTACTCTTTGCCAACCCGATCGACTCGGGGGTCATGATCTCGTAGGTCTCCTGTTTCTTGAGAAAACCGTCCTGGTGAATCCCCGACTCATGGGCGAAGGCATTCGCCCCGACGACCGCCTTGTTGGCCTGCACCAACATCCCCGTAATGTTACTGACCAGACGCGAACTCTGGTAGATTTTTTCCGTCTCGATATTTGTGGTCACACCGAAGAGATTTTTCCGGGTCCGGACCGCCATGACCGTCTCTTCCAGGGAAGCATTTCCGGCCCGTTCCCCCAGCCCGTTGATGGTGCATTCCACCTGACGGGCGCCGTTCTGTACGGCGGCCAGGGAGTTGGCCACGGCCAGTCCCAGATCGTTATGACAGTGGACACTGATCACGGCCCGGTCGATATTTTCGACCTTCTCCCGGATCACGGCAATGAGCCTTCCGAATTCATCGGGAATGGCATAACCCACGGTATCGGGGATGTTCACGGTGGTCGCCCCGGCATCGATGACCGCCCCGATTACTCGGCAGAGATAGTCCACGTCGGAACGGGCGGCATCCTCGGCGGAAAATTCCACATCCTCCGTATATTTCTTCGCTCGCCGGACGGCCCGGACGGCCTGTTCCAGGACCTCCTCCCGGGACTTCTTCAGTTTAAACTGAAGGTGGAGATCGGAGGTCGCGATAAAAATATGGATTCGTGCCCGCTCCGCCTCACGCACCGCCTCCCACGCCCGGTCGATATCCTTCTCCGTGGCCCGGGCGAGACCGCAGATCACCGGCCCCTTCACCGTTCGGGCAACTTCCCGGACCGATTCAAAATCCCCGGGGGACGCGATCGGAAACCCCGCCTCGATGATATCGACCTTCAGCGCCGCTAACTGCCGGGCCACACGAATCTTCTCCGCGAGGTTCATGCTGCATCCGGGTGACTGCTCCCCATCCCGAAGGGTCGTGTCGAATATTCGTACGATCTTTTCCATGGCATCCATCCCCGAGGGCTTCCGGTTAAAAATGGAAAGAGAGAGAGGGCCTGAGTCGTTACGAAAAAAAGACCCCCGCCTCAAGCTCATAACTCTCACAAGCCAGGGACGAGGGTCTGATGCAGCCCACGTGGTACCACCCTGATTCAGCAAAACGGGACAGCCCCCGCTCCGCCCTTCATTATATGGGTGAGATAACGGTCACAAACCGGCGAAAACTACTGCGTCCCTTACGGAAACGGTTCCCCTTCGCGACTCCAAGGCGAGTTCAAAGGCCCCTGTGCCGGTTCGCACCACCCACCGGCTCTCTGAAACAGGGGAAGCTTCTACTACTCCTTATCATCGTCAATTCTATCTTTTTACTACATCTTCATCATCAATGTCAAGTACATCAATCGATTTTCTGTGACGGATTCCTTCGACCACGCCGGAAAGAGCATAGGTCACGGCAATCAGGAAGAGAACAATCTCCGGTTTTGCCGCGATCACCAACGCCCCCAGGATCGAGAAAACCAGGATCTTGAAGGGACGCCGTTTGACCAGGTCAACATCCTTGAAACTGTAGTACCGGATGTTACTCACCATGAGAAAGGCCGTGAGAAGAACCACAATCACGAACCAGAAGGGCTTGTCCGACTCCGAATAGCCGAAAATCTCATGATAGGCAATCACGGACGTGGCGACCACACCGGCCCCGGCCGGAATCGGCAATCCGACGAAATATTTTTTGTCCACCACCTCGACGTCGGCATTAAACCGGGCAAGGCGGAAGGCCCCGGCCAACACGAAGAGAAAGGCCGCCAGCCAGCCGACCCGTCCGAAGGGCTTGAGCGCCCAGAGAAAACTTAAGATCGCCGGCGCCATCCCGAATGTCACAAGGTCGGAAAGGGAATCGTATTCCACGCCGAAGCGGGAGGTGGTATGGGTCCACCGGGCGATCTTGCCGTCCAGGGAATCAAAAAGCCCGCCCAGGATAATCGCTACCGCCGCCCGCTCATAATCGCCCAGGACGGAGGCGATGATGGAATAAAAACCGAGAAAGAGATTCCCCGAGGTAAAGATATTCGGGAGAAGATGGATCCCCCGTGGACGGTCAGCGGCTTTATTCATACCGGGCTATTTCTTTTCCTTCACCAGTTTTTCCTTCTGGAGCCAGCTCATCATGGAACGGAGTTTCTTGCCGACCGTTTCAATCGGGTGGGCCAGTCCCTTGTTCCGCAGGGCATTCAACACCGGCGCATTCACCCGGTTCTCCAGCATCCATTCCCGGGCGAACTCCCCGTTCTGGATCTCCCCCAAGATCTCCTTCATGGCGGCCCTCGATTCCTTTCCGATCACGCGAGGACCGCGGGTCAGATCACCATACTCCGCGGTATTGCTAACCGAGTAACGCATGTTCGCAATCCCGCCCTCCTGGATGAGATCGACGATCAGCTTCAGTTCATGGAGACATTCAAAATACGCCATTTCCGGTGCATATCCGGCTTCAACCAGTGTCTCGAACCCGGCCATCACCAGTTCACTGCACCCGCCGCAGAGGACGGCCTGTTCGCCGAACAGATCGGTCTCCGTCTCTTCCTTGAAGGTCGTCTCAATCACTCCGGCCCGGCCGGCTCCGATGGCACGGGCATAAGCCAGGGCAACCTTTTTGGTATTCTTCGAAGGGTCCTGAAAAATGGCGATCAGGGACGGCACTCCGCTTTTCTGGAGATACTCATGACGCACGAGATGTCCCGGACCTTTGGGAGCGACCATCATGACATTTACATCCGCCGGCGGCACGATCTGCCCATAGTGGATATTGAATCCGTGGGAAAAGCTGAGGATATTCCCCTTCTTTACGTGAGGGGCGATCTCGCTTCGATAAACCTCGCCCTGGACCTCATCCGGCAGGAGGATATGAATCACATCCCCCCAGGCCGCAGCCTCCGCCACGGTCATGGCGGTCATTCCATCCTTCCCGGCCTGCTTCCACCCGCGGGAACCTTTCCGGACGCCGACCACTACGTTCATTTTGCTGTCCCGGAGATTCTGAGCCTGGGCATGTCCCTGGCTCCCGTATCCAATAACGGCAATCTTCCTTTTCTTTAAAAGCGCCGGATCCGCATCCTTGTCATAATAGATCTTCATAAACTTCCTCCTGTCTTTATCCTCTGGACATGGCCGTCAGGCCCGTCCGCACGATTCCCTTGATCCCCAAGGGCTTTAACATATTGATCATTCCGTTGACTTTTCCCTCGCTTCCGGTCACCTCGATCGTGTAGTGGGCGTGGCTTGCATCCACCACCTTGGCCCGGAAAATATCGACAATCCGGAGTGCTTCGGCACGATGTTCCGCCTTGGCCGAGACCTTGATCAGGACCAGCTCCCGATTGATGAAGTCCGCTTCCGTCGAATAATCGATCACCTTGATCACGTTGATCAGCTTGTTCAGTTGTTTCGTAATCTGTTCCAGGATCCGGTCATCCCCCCGGGTCACAAGAGTCATCTGCGACAGAGCCGGATCAAGTGTGGGAGCGACATTCAGGCTTTCGATATTAAATCCCCGGCCGCTGAAAAGACCGGATACCCGGGCCAGAACACCGAATTTGTTTTCCACCAGAACGGAGATGGTATGACGCATAATTCCCTGAATCCTTTGAATGGTTTCGGACAACACGCAGCGGTTTGCTGCGGACCGGTTCTACCTATCCGGTGATCCGGTCGGCCTGGTCGGAGGTCAGTTTCTTCTTCCCCCGTTTCTCCTCAAAGATCATCTCATCGATCGCCGCTCCCGCCGGCACCATCGGCATCACGTTGGCCTCCCGGTCGATCACGAAATCGAGAAGGACCGTGTTTTTGATGGAGATGGCCTCCCGAACGGCATCGGGAACATCTTCTTTTTTCGTCACCCGGATCCCTACCGCCCCGTAGGCCTCGGCCAGTTTCACGAAGTCGGGACCACTCTGCAGGCAGGTTGAAGAGTACCGGCAGTCATAAAAAAGCTGCTGCCACTGCCGGACCATCCCGAGAAAACGATTATCAAGAATGGCGATATTCACCGGCAGACGGTGCTGAACGGCCGTGGCCAGTTCCTGAATATTCATCTGGATGCTGCCGTCCCCTGCGATATCGAAGACCACCCGGTCGGGACAGGCAAACTGCGCACCGATTGCCGCGGGAAAACCATATCCCATCGTCCCCAGTCCCCCGGAGGTGAGGAATTGGCGAGGGGATTGAAATTTATAGAACTGGGCGGCCCACATCTGGTTCTGACCGACTTCGGTCGTGATGATGGCCTTGCCTTTCGTCGCCTTATAAATCTCTTCCACCACGTATTGCGGAGCAATCTTTCCCTTGCGTGTACGATAGATCAAGGGACGCTTTTCCCGCCACTGCGCAAGCCGGTCAAGCCATGCTTTATGTTTTGCTTTCCAGCCTGCGCCGCGCACAGCGGAAATCAGCTTGTTCAGTTCCCGCAGGGTATTCCGGCAATCTCCGACGATCGGGACATCGACACGGACGTTTTTCTTGATCGATGTCGGATCAATATCAATATGGACAATCTCCGCCTTGGGCGCAAAGGCATCGATCCTGCCGGTCACCCGGTCATCGAAGCGGGCGCCGACGGCAACAATGAGATCGGCATTCTGGAGGGCCAGGTTGGCGACATAGGTCCCGTGCATACCGGGCATTCCGAGAAAGAGCACATCCTCCCCGGGAAATCCGCCCAGCCCCATCAGGGTACTCGTCACCGGAATCCAGGTCTTTTTGGCAATTTTCTTCAGCTCCTCTGCAGCCCCGGAGAGGATCACTCCGCCTCCCGTGAACAGAACCGGTCGTTCCGCTTTCCGCATCAACGACACCGCCCGCTTGATCTGCTGAAGGTTCCCGTGCAGGGTCGGTTTGAAACCCTTCAGATCGACCTTCGACGGATAAACAAATTCCGTCTTGTTCACCGAGACATCCTTGGGAAGATCGATCAAAACCGGTCCTTTGCGTCCCGTCGTGGCGATATGAAAAGCCTCCTTGATGGTCGAAGCCAGTTTGGAGACATCGCTGACCAGATAGTTGTGCTTGGTGCAGGGGCGAGTGATCCCGACGATGTCCGCCTCCTGGAAGGCGTCGTTTCCGATCATCGACATCGGGACCTGGCCGGTAAAGATCACAAGAGGAATCGAATCCATATAGGCCGTGGCAATGCCGGTCACTGTATTGGTGGCGCCGGGACCGGAGGTTACCAGGACCACGCCCGGTTTTCCCGAGGCACGGGCATAGCCGTCGGCCGCGTGGACGGCCCCCTGCTCATGCTTGGTCAGGATATGACGGATCTCCCGCTGTTGATGAAGGACATCATAGATATTCAGCACCACTCCGCCGGGGTAACCAAAGAGGGTATCGACCCCTTCCTTTTTCAGACATTCCACAAAGATTTCGGCACCGGAAAGTTTCATGCGACTCTACCTCGACAAATCTACAGGAGCTGTGTACGTGAATGGGAGACTTTATCACCCTTGCCCGGAAAAGACAAGCGGAAATTGGATCCAAATTCGGCATGGCTCCCATCGCAGGGAGCTGTAAAACGGAGGGAAAGAAGGTCAGGGAGAGATCGTCCCCTCTGCCGCCGGACCCTTCCGGCCGTTTCTCTGTTCCCGGAAAACAATCCATGACTCCAGTACCAGCCAGACCTCAAGAAGAAGGATAAGCGATCCGACGCCGAGGAGAAGGAAGTTCCGGTCCCGCCAATAGGCGGAGATCTTCAGGAACATCCCGGAGATGGAAACAACCAGCATAAAGACCATCGGAAGCATTGTATAAAGTGTCGGCCGACCTTTCCTGTAAAGATAGACACTGACCGTCAGAAGGGCCAGCGCTGCAATGATCTGGTTGGTCACACCGAAGAGCGGCCAAAGGGCCATCCCCGACGAGACCTTTCCAACGGGGATCCGGGCCAGGGCCAGTCCCGAAAGAACGGCCGCGGCAGAGGCCGGGTAACGATTCTGCAAAACGGAAATCCCGGCATTTTCACCGATCTCGGAGACGATAAAGCGAAGCATTCGGGCACAGGTATCAAGGGTGGTCATGGCAAAGGAGACGACGATTACCACAACGAGGGTTTTCGAAACCTCCGGAGAAAACCCGAGGGCCGAGACGAAACCTCCGGCCCCGTCCACAAAGGCCCCCAACTTATGCGACAGGGAGTTCATCGCTCCCCAGGAGGCATACCGCTGATGCCAAAGGGCGGCCGAACCGATCCCGGCCGTACAGGCGAGTACCGCCATGGTCGAGAGACTCCCCTCGGCCAGCATGGCACCGTAACCGATAAAGGAAGCGTCCGTCTCCCGGTCGATCTGTTTGGCCGTTGTCCCGGAGGCAACAAGGGAATGAAACCCGGAGATCGCCCCGCAGGCGATCAGGATAAAGAGAAAGGGGAAGATCGGCGGGGCGCCGACCGGATGAAGCTGAACCGCAGGCGCCACGATCTTCGGATGGACGAGAAAAAGCCCGAGGTACATCGCCCCCAGCCCGAAATAAAGGGCGAAGGAGTTCAGGTAATCCCGGGGTTGGAGCAGCGCCCAGACGGGGAGAACGGAAGCGACAAAGGCATAGGAGAGCAGGATCACGATCCAGAGATTCAGTGAGATCCCGCCCCCCATGGGATGAGAGGCCCCATAGGCAATCCCCCACCCCATCAGGAGAACGCCGACGACCGTTGCCCCTTTGAGACCGAAACCGGTCTTGAAGACCAGGGTTCCGATCCCCATGGCAAGGATAATGAGAAAAAAGGTCGGAAAGACCGACTGGGGATGCTGCCGGAAGAGGACCCCGATGACGATGGCAAAAACCGCAAGGACGAGGCTCAGTCCAAAGAAGATCAAAATCAGGAAGAGATTGCGCGCACGGCGACCGATGAGATCTTCCGTCAGATCCCCAATGGAACGGCCCTGGTGCCTGAGAGAAACGACAAGGGACGAAAAATCATGGACCCCGCCGATAAAAATCGTTCCCAGAACCACCCAGAGAAGCCCCGGCAGCCAGCCGTAAATCACGGCAATGGCCGGCCCGACGATGGGTGCCGCCCCTGCGATGGAGGCAAAATGGTGGCCGAAAAGGACATAGCGGTTGGTGGGAACGAAATCGATGTCATCCCGCAGGGTATGGGCCGGAGTCGCCCGTTCAGGATCGATCCTGAAGATCTTCCT
This sequence is a window from Deltaproteobacteria bacterium. Protein-coding genes within it:
- the leuD gene encoding 3-isopropylmalate dehydratase small subunit, with translation MQIKGKGWKFGRDVDTDQIIPARYLNTSDPQELAKHCMEDADPEFMNRMTPGDLIVAEKNFGCGSSREHAPIAIKAAGVSAVIAKSFARIFYRNAFNMGLPIFESEEAVAGISEGDEIEVEMETGVIRNRTTGREFASVSVPPFMQELIAAGGLMAYVKQKI
- the leuC gene encoding 3-isopropylmalate dehydratase large subunit, whose product is MGMTITEKILAAHAGKDKVEPGELITAKVDIALANDITAPIAIKKFRESGAERVFDRERVVLVPDHFSPNKDIDSAEQCKILRDFAREQDLTYYFEVGQMGVEHALLPEQGIVVPGDIVIGADSHTCTYGALGAFSTGMGSTDLAAAFITGETWFKVPESMKFIYRGKLPKWVGGKDLILHTIGEIGVDGALYRAMEFTGEVIETLPMEHRLTMANMAIEAGGKNGIIAPDAITEQYVTGRARRKPLFYFSDPDASYCDVREYDCSKLEPQVAFPHLPENVHGVGEASEITIDQVVVGSCTNGRLPDLREAAEVIRGKKVAKYVRMIVIPATQQIYRAAMKEGLLDIFIEAGAAVSTPTCGPCLGGYMGILAKGERAVATTNRNFVGRMGHPESEVYLANPAVAAASAVTGRITHPEEVV
- a CDS encoding 2-isopropylmalate synthase; protein product: MEKIVRIFDTTLRDGEQSPGCSMNLAEKIRVARQLAALKVDIIEAGFPIASPGDFESVREVARTVKGPVICGLARATEKDIDRAWEAVREAERARIHIFIATSDLHLQFKLKKSREEVLEQAVRAVRRAKKYTEDVEFSAEDAARSDVDYLCRVIGAVIDAGATTVNIPDTVGYAIPDEFGRLIAVIREKVENIDRAVISVHCHNDLGLAVANSLAAVQNGARQVECTINGLGERAGNASLEETVMAVRTRKNLFGVTTNIETEKIYQSSRLVSNITGMLVQANKAVVGANAFAHESGIHQDGFLKKQETYEIMTPESIGLAKSTLVLGKHSGRHAFRTRLEEMGYRLNDEEIDRAFDRFKILADAKKEIFDEDIVALIADEVYRIPDIYELESVEAHSVTGKAPRAKVRMCVDGECVTVESTGDGPVDAVYSAIRKIAKNDSPLVGYFVKGITGGTDAQGEVTTRVRDGEKIFIGQGADTDIILASARAYVNALNRLEHWRRNRK
- the pssA gene encoding CDP-diacylglycerol--serine O-phosphatidyltransferase yields the protein MNKAADRPRGIHLLPNIFTSGNLFLGFYSIIASVLGDYERAAVAIILGGLFDSLDGKIARWTHTTSRFGVEYDSLSDLVTFGMAPAILSFLWALKPFGRVGWLAAFLFVLAGAFRLARFNADVEVVDKKYFVGLPIPAGAGVVATSVIAYHEIFGYSESDKPFWFVIVVLLTAFLMVSNIRYYSFKDVDLVKRRPFKILVFSILGALVIAAKPEIVLFLIAVTYALSGVVEGIRHRKSIDVLDIDDEDVVKR
- the ilvC gene encoding ketol-acid reductoisomerase, which produces MKIYYDKDADPALLKKRKIAVIGYGSQGHAQAQNLRDSKMNVVVGVRKGSRGWKQAGKDGMTAMTVAEAAAWGDVIHILLPDEVQGEVYRSEIAPHVKKGNILSFSHGFNIHYGQIVPPADVNVMMVAPKGPGHLVRHEYLQKSGVPSLIAIFQDPSKNTKKVALAYARAIGAGRAGVIETTFKEETETDLFGEQAVLCGGCSELVMAGFETLVEAGYAPEMAYFECLHELKLIVDLIQEGGIANMRYSVSNTAEYGDLTRGPRVIGKESRAAMKEILGEIQNGEFAREWMLENRVNAPVLNALRNKGLAHPIETVGKKLRSMMSWLQKEKLVKEKK
- the ilvN gene encoding acetolactate synthase small subunit → MRHTISVLVENKFGVLARVSGLFSGRGFNIESLNVAPTLDPALSQMTLVTRGDDRILEQITKQLNKLINVIKVIDYSTEADFINRELVLIKVSAKAEHRAEALRIVDIFRAKVVDASHAHYTIEVTGSEGKVNGMINMLKPLGIKGIVRTGLTAMSRG
- the ilvB gene encoding biosynthetic-type acetolactate synthase large subunit translates to MKLSGAEIFVECLKKEGVDTLFGYPGGVVLNIYDVLHQQREIRHILTKHEQGAVHAADGYARASGKPGVVLVTSGPGATNTVTGIATAYMDSIPLVIFTGQVPMSMIGNDAFQEADIVGITRPCTKHNYLVSDVSKLASTIKEAFHIATTGRKGPVLIDLPKDVSVNKTEFVYPSKVDLKGFKPTLHGNLQQIKRAVSLMRKAERPVLFTGGGVILSGAAEELKKIAKKTWIPVTSTLMGLGGFPGEDVLFLGMPGMHGTYVANLALQNADLIVAVGARFDDRVTGRIDAFAPKAEIVHIDIDPTSIKKNVRVDVPIVGDCRNTLRELNKLISAVRGAGWKAKHKAWLDRLAQWREKRPLIYRTRKGKIAPQYVVEEIYKATKGKAIITTEVGQNQMWAAQFYKFQSPRQFLTSGGLGTMGYGFPAAIGAQFACPDRVVFDIAGDGSIQMNIQELATAVQHRLPVNIAILDNRFLGMVRQWQQLFYDCRYSSTCLQSGPDFVKLAEAYGAVGIRVTKKEDVPDAVREAISIKNTVLLDFVIDREANVMPMVPAGAAIDEMIFEEKRGKKKLTSDQADRITG
- a CDS encoding carbon starvation protein A; the encoded protein is MNSVLVALMALTAYLLAYRFYARFLGRKIFRIDPERATPAHTLRDDIDFVPTNRYVLFGHHFASIAGAAPIVGPAIAVIYGWLPGLLWVVLGTIFIGGVHDFSSLVVSLRHQGRSIGDLTEDLIGRRARNLFLILIFFGLSLVLAVFAIVIGVLFRQHPQSVFPTFFLIILAMGIGTLVFKTGFGLKGATVVGVLLMGWGIAYGASHPMGGGISLNLWIVILLSYAFVASVLPVWALLQPRDYLNSFALYFGLGAMYLGLFLVHPKIVAPAVQLHPVGAPPIFPFLFILIACGAISGFHSLVASGTTAKQIDRETDASFIGYGAMLAEGSLSTMAVLACTAGIGSAALWHQRYASWGAMNSLSHKLGAFVDGAGGFVSALGFSPEVSKTLVVVIVVSFAMTTLDTCARMLRFIVSEIGENAGISVLQNRYPASAAAVLSGLALARIPVGKVSSGMALWPLFGVTNQIIAALALLTVSVYLYRKGRPTLYTMLPMVFMLVVSISGMFLKISAYWRDRNFLLLGVGSLILLLEVWLVLESWIVFREQRNGRKGPAAEGTISP